A single region of the Actinoplanes sp. SE50/110 genome encodes:
- a CDS encoding TetR/AcrR family transcriptional regulator yields MSRERAYHHGDLRAALITASFEQLAEAGLRRFSVAAVARRLGVSSAAPYRHFPDRDHLLSAVSAAAAHDLRSAILTAADEAGADPSARLAAVAGAYFRYVVRTGAGFHVIYAPELYAIPDTPRRDHTRALMDTLIDLAAATDVPTYQQAVSLVEAVIAVAHGYTSLYADGFFTRGARSVDTTATRATDAARALIHA; encoded by the coding sequence CCACGGTGACCTGCGGGCTGCCCTGATCACCGCCAGCTTCGAACAGCTCGCCGAGGCCGGTCTGCGCCGGTTCTCGGTCGCCGCGGTCGCCCGGCGGCTCGGCGTCAGCTCCGCCGCGCCGTACCGTCATTTCCCCGACCGTGACCACCTGCTCTCCGCGGTCTCCGCGGCCGCCGCCCACGACCTGCGGTCCGCGATCCTCACGGCCGCCGACGAAGCCGGCGCCGACCCGTCCGCCCGGTTGGCCGCGGTCGCGGGGGCCTATTTCCGGTACGTGGTCCGCACCGGCGCCGGTTTCCACGTCATCTACGCCCCCGAGCTGTACGCGATCCCGGACACCCCCCGCCGCGACCACACCCGCGCCCTGATGGACACGCTGATCGACCTGGCCGCCGCCACCGACGTCCCCACCTACCAGCAGGCGGTGAGCCTGGTGGAAGCGGTCATCGCGGTCGCCCACGGCTACACGTCGCTGTACGCCGACGGATTCTTCACCCGAGGCGCCCGCTCCGTCGACACCACCGCCACCCGGGCCACCGACGCCGCCCGCGCCCTGATCCACGCCTGA
- a CDS encoding Dyp-type peroxidase, which yields MASPLSDSSQIQGNILRPFRGDHQAFVFLSFRSDRPGARAWLTGAAGRTTGNDEVPQSRPAPDGTPARALLNVGLTGTGLTLLHPETAGDLAGHTAFWQGPLGTRLDDAGLLTTAPALLGDLGPGDPSQWVVGGPGRPVDALLTVAADEYDDLAVAVERELLEAERHALAILSVQWGGVLRNEHGKRIEHFGFADGISQPGVRGFADTQKSGAPVIAAGEFLLGHPGERRPPSWTPRPTPAAWMRNGSFQVFRRLRQDVAGWWEHMNALSAADGGSPEDAAARALGRHLDGRPLAAPDRVNDFTYHGDDDGARTPRYAHIRKVNPREDAVFRDRGHKMLRRGIPFGPRLHRHQPDNGEERGMLFNAYMASIDDQFEYVQRRWATDPGFPSSTLARYGRAGATDGPAVDGLDPVLGGNARQAGETLAPEVVRGIPAAAFGGFVTTSGAVYAFTPSLRALRQLAGDAPLDALATA from the coding sequence ATGGCTTCCCCGCTGTCCGACTCATCGCAGATCCAGGGCAACATCCTGCGGCCGTTCCGCGGCGACCACCAGGCCTTTGTCTTCCTGTCCTTCCGCAGCGACCGGCCCGGCGCGCGGGCCTGGCTGACCGGTGCGGCCGGCCGCACCACCGGCAACGACGAAGTTCCGCAGAGCCGACCCGCGCCGGACGGCACCCCGGCGCGGGCCCTGCTGAACGTGGGCCTCACCGGCACCGGGCTCACCCTGCTGCACCCGGAGACCGCCGGCGACCTGGCCGGTCACACCGCCTTCTGGCAGGGGCCGCTCGGCACCCGCCTCGACGACGCCGGTCTGCTCACCACCGCGCCGGCCCTGCTCGGCGACCTCGGCCCCGGCGACCCCTCGCAGTGGGTGGTCGGCGGACCGGGCCGGCCGGTCGACGCACTGCTGACCGTCGCCGCCGACGAGTACGACGACCTCGCCGTCGCCGTCGAGCGGGAACTCCTCGAGGCGGAACGGCACGCGCTGGCCATCCTGTCCGTGCAGTGGGGCGGTGTGCTCCGCAACGAGCACGGCAAGCGCATCGAGCACTTCGGTTTCGCCGACGGCATCTCCCAGCCCGGCGTCCGCGGCTTCGCCGACACCCAGAAGTCCGGCGCGCCGGTCATCGCCGCCGGCGAGTTCCTCCTCGGCCACCCCGGCGAACGTCGCCCGCCGTCCTGGACGCCGCGGCCGACCCCGGCAGCGTGGATGCGGAACGGGTCCTTCCAGGTGTTCCGCCGCCTGCGGCAGGACGTGGCCGGCTGGTGGGAGCACATGAACGCGCTCAGCGCCGCCGACGGCGGATCCCCGGAGGACGCCGCCGCACGGGCGCTCGGCCGGCACCTCGACGGCCGGCCGCTCGCCGCGCCCGACCGGGTCAACGACTTCACCTACCACGGTGACGACGACGGCGCCCGGACACCGCGCTACGCGCACATCCGCAAGGTCAACCCGCGCGAGGACGCCGTCTTCCGCGACCGTGGCCACAAGATGCTGCGCCGCGGCATCCCGTTCGGCCCGCGGCTGCACCGCCACCAGCCGGACAACGGTGAGGAGCGCGGCATGCTCTTCAACGCGTACATGGCCAGCATCGACGACCAGTTCGAGTACGTGCAGCGCCGGTGGGCCACCGACCCCGGCTTCCCGTCCTCGACCCTGGCCCGCTACGGCCGCGCGGGCGCCACCGACGGCCCGGCCGTCGACGGTCTCGACCCGGTCCTCGGCGGCAACGCCCGGCAGGCCGGCGAGACCCTCGCCCCGGAGGTGGTCCGCGGCATCCCGGCCGCCGCCTTCGGCGGCTTCGTCACCACCAGCGGCGCGGTGTACGCCTTCACCCCGTCCCTGCGCGCCCTGCGCCAGCTGGCCGGCGACGCCCCACTGGACGCCCTGGCCACCGCCTGA
- a CDS encoding tetratricopeptide repeat protein, translated as MTDDSSPTSQIAAELAATWRSYLPDHAIGLLRTGESVGNLPLSERTDAVILFADVAGFTAMAESLAGSGSYGTERLTSVINRWFAVTAEAIVTAGGSVVDFAGDALIGLFRYTPDTALTVARRAVRCAEIIRMATASVDPVPTPEGQRSLAIRVGMASGPVLVMVLGDPGIRLQHLVAGPALDQAVSALHRAERGEIVVDPGLLDTAGPELDVPVPPATAVSPIADLEGLLTPFLHPAIRDRLRSGRHELVNEHRKVTTAFVRLPDLSVDDPQTVRTLQRFLRAGVAIIDQYGGHLRHLMADDKGTVLVAVFGTPVSYEDDEERALRCCLELLALPGGPYRGGVTTGRVYCGEVGSDIRREYAVVGDAVNLAARLMQAAPAGHLLIDQVTHDRVGDIALNARQAAVSAKGKAEPVPVWIVREAQEAGPPAARSKAAPGSLVGRASELGLLDAFAKQVEKGHGHLVWLHGEAGIGKTRVADEALRAARALGFAEYAGGSRSHGKRTSYLVWRSIFRKLLDIDPALSISMQQTVLTERVSRYDTSGLRAPLLATVINLPMEDTDLTTQLEPAGRDELLRATLLACIRDRAEEGPIVLLLEDCHWIDPASLALLEYLVPHIADLPVLMIATSREAIPERLIGPAHVADLHLGQMTRGDAEQLATLRLRERHGVVADIAPEVLRQISEQAGGNAFYIEEMVSYLHGRGVDTGNPRALAGVPVPENLQRLVMARIDQLSDDEKATIKVASVIGRRFQPPWIASIYPAAGSAPEVADHLNRLHALDLTPRIAPGPEPEYEFKHPVTQEAAYQSITYDTRAALHERIGRFIEEEYADRLSQYVDVLAHHYARTERVDKQRAWFRKAGDRAREIFANETATYYYGLLLPLLADPDRAQLHVEIGSVHQHTGQWAEAEDHYLQAMRLARVTGRRDVLAAAQRQLGDLLTYTRTDDEPVTWLSRALAEFEHLGDATGQCRTLDRITFALYRVGAYNEALSMAQRHLELATEIGDLAAVSAALEHTGLVYLHTGRPEAAFDHLQRSLTTAEQSGDRQRMLNAACNLGFASVLGSNHVQAIASFMNALQVAQDIGAGQTANIVVGNIGEIYRDEGEYRHARICAMRSLRVALELGDSLAVAVQVANLGAVAAAEGDTDVAQDLLERAIELIRPHSAPFYLCDWLHRLARLHLAAERLAEAEQLNAEALRIAEEHDERDARVSAYILSIRLRVRAGRLESGDATDMLRKATDEWNEPHEVAALLDAVRQLDPHDEQARTTAADIYRTLYERAPSVEYRRAYRRLTGVLLPPGPPLPELPGWIAAEDGADLDELLQRIDRSAREPRPA; from the coding sequence GTGACTGACGACTCCAGTCCCACGTCACAGATCGCGGCTGAACTCGCCGCTACCTGGCGCTCCTACCTGCCTGATCATGCCATCGGTCTACTCAGGACCGGCGAAAGTGTCGGCAATCTGCCCCTTTCCGAGCGGACCGACGCGGTCATCCTCTTCGCCGACGTGGCCGGCTTCACCGCCATGGCCGAAAGCCTGGCCGGCTCGGGCAGCTATGGCACCGAGCGCCTCACCTCCGTGATCAATCGCTGGTTCGCGGTGACCGCGGAGGCCATCGTCACCGCGGGCGGCAGCGTGGTCGACTTCGCCGGGGACGCGCTGATCGGGTTGTTCCGCTACACCCCGGACACCGCGTTGACGGTGGCGCGTCGAGCGGTGCGATGTGCCGAGATCATCCGCATGGCCACCGCGTCCGTCGACCCGGTGCCGACCCCCGAAGGTCAACGCTCCCTGGCGATCCGGGTCGGGATGGCTTCGGGCCCGGTACTGGTCATGGTCCTCGGCGACCCCGGCATCCGCCTGCAACACCTGGTCGCCGGCCCGGCGCTGGATCAGGCGGTCAGCGCGCTGCACCGTGCGGAGCGGGGGGAGATCGTCGTGGACCCCGGTCTGCTGGACACGGCCGGACCCGAACTGGACGTACCCGTCCCGCCGGCAACCGCCGTCTCGCCGATCGCCGATCTCGAAGGTCTTCTGACCCCCTTTCTGCACCCCGCCATCCGCGACCGGCTCCGGTCGGGCCGACACGAACTCGTGAACGAGCACCGGAAGGTGACCACCGCGTTCGTCCGGTTGCCGGACCTGTCGGTGGACGATCCGCAGACCGTCCGGACGTTGCAGCGATTCCTGCGAGCCGGCGTCGCCATCATCGATCAGTACGGTGGCCATCTGCGCCATCTGATGGCGGATGACAAGGGCACCGTGCTGGTCGCGGTGTTCGGCACCCCGGTCAGCTACGAGGACGACGAGGAGCGCGCCCTGCGCTGTTGTCTCGAATTGCTGGCACTCCCGGGCGGTCCCTACCGCGGAGGCGTCACCACCGGGCGGGTCTACTGCGGTGAGGTCGGCTCAGACATCCGCCGGGAGTACGCCGTGGTGGGCGACGCCGTCAACCTGGCCGCCCGGCTGATGCAGGCGGCACCCGCCGGCCACCTGCTCATCGATCAGGTCACGCACGACCGCGTCGGCGACATCGCGCTCAATGCGCGGCAGGCCGCGGTGTCCGCGAAGGGCAAAGCCGAGCCTGTTCCGGTCTGGATCGTCCGCGAAGCACAGGAAGCGGGGCCGCCGGCCGCCAGATCGAAGGCGGCGCCCGGCTCACTGGTGGGCCGAGCCTCGGAACTGGGCCTTCTGGACGCCTTCGCCAAGCAGGTGGAGAAGGGCCACGGGCACCTGGTCTGGCTGCACGGCGAAGCCGGCATCGGCAAGACCCGGGTCGCTGATGAAGCCCTCCGGGCGGCCCGAGCGCTCGGCTTCGCCGAATACGCGGGGGGAAGCCGATCGCACGGAAAGCGGACCAGCTACCTGGTCTGGCGCTCCATTTTCCGCAAGCTCCTCGACATAGATCCCGCACTGTCCATCTCGATGCAGCAGACGGTGCTGACCGAACGGGTCTCCCGCTACGACACGTCCGGTCTGCGCGCACCGCTGCTGGCCACGGTGATCAACCTGCCGATGGAGGACACCGACCTCACCACGCAGCTGGAACCGGCCGGACGCGACGAGTTGCTGCGGGCGACCCTGCTGGCCTGCATCCGGGACCGGGCCGAGGAGGGCCCGATCGTTCTGCTGCTGGAGGACTGTCACTGGATCGATCCGGCGTCCCTGGCCCTTCTCGAATATCTGGTCCCGCACATCGCCGACCTGCCGGTCCTCATGATCGCGACCTCGCGCGAGGCGATACCGGAACGGCTGATCGGTCCGGCCCACGTCGCTGACCTGCACCTGGGACAGATGACCAGGGGTGACGCCGAACAACTGGCCACCCTTCGACTTCGTGAACGCCACGGAGTGGTGGCCGACATCGCCCCTGAGGTACTCCGGCAGATCTCCGAGCAGGCGGGCGGCAACGCCTTCTACATCGAGGAGATGGTCAGCTACCTGCACGGCCGCGGTGTCGACACGGGGAATCCCCGCGCTCTCGCCGGCGTGCCCGTACCGGAGAATCTGCAGCGCCTCGTGATGGCCCGCATCGATCAACTCAGTGACGACGAGAAGGCGACCATCAAGGTGGCCAGCGTGATCGGCCGACGCTTCCAGCCGCCCTGGATAGCGTCGATCTACCCGGCCGCCGGCAGCGCACCCGAGGTGGCGGATCACTTGAATCGCCTGCACGCCCTGGACCTCACGCCGCGCATCGCGCCGGGACCCGAACCGGAATACGAATTCAAGCATCCGGTCACGCAGGAGGCGGCCTACCAGAGCATCACCTACGACACCCGAGCGGCGCTGCACGAACGGATCGGCCGGTTCATCGAGGAGGAGTACGCCGATCGGCTCTCCCAGTACGTGGATGTGCTGGCTCATCACTACGCCCGCACCGAACGGGTCGACAAGCAACGCGCATGGTTCCGCAAGGCCGGGGATCGGGCCAGGGAGATCTTCGCGAACGAGACCGCGACCTACTACTACGGCCTCCTGCTGCCCCTGCTCGCCGATCCGGACCGCGCCCAACTGCACGTCGAGATCGGCAGCGTCCATCAGCACACCGGCCAGTGGGCGGAGGCCGAGGACCATTATCTGCAGGCGATGCGGCTGGCCCGGGTGACCGGACGACGTGACGTCCTCGCCGCCGCCCAGCGCCAGCTCGGCGATCTGCTGACCTACACCCGAACCGACGACGAGCCGGTCACCTGGCTGTCACGCGCTCTCGCGGAGTTCGAGCACCTGGGCGATGCCACCGGGCAGTGCCGGACGTTGGACAGGATCACCTTCGCCCTCTACCGCGTAGGCGCCTACAACGAGGCCCTCAGCATGGCCCAACGACACCTGGAACTGGCCACCGAGATCGGCGACCTGGCCGCGGTGAGCGCCGCGCTCGAGCACACCGGATTGGTCTACCTGCACACCGGGCGACCGGAGGCCGCCTTCGATCATCTGCAGCGGTCCCTCACCACCGCCGAGCAGTCCGGCGACCGGCAGCGCATGCTCAACGCCGCCTGCAACCTCGGCTTCGCGTCGGTCCTGGGATCCAACCACGTCCAGGCCATCGCCTCCTTCATGAACGCGCTTCAGGTGGCACAGGACATCGGAGCAGGCCAGACCGCCAACATAGTGGTCGGGAACATCGGCGAGATCTACCGGGACGAAGGCGAGTACCGGCATGCCCGGATCTGCGCCATGCGCTCGCTGCGCGTCGCACTCGAACTCGGCGATTCGTTGGCGGTGGCCGTGCAGGTGGCCAACCTGGGCGCCGTCGCCGCCGCCGAAGGCGACACCGACGTGGCACAGGACCTGCTGGAGCGGGCCATCGAGCTGATCCGGCCGCACAGTGCGCCGTTCTATCTCTGCGACTGGCTGCACCGGCTGGCCCGGCTGCATCTCGCGGCGGAACGGCTGGCGGAAGCGGAGCAGCTCAATGCCGAGGCGCTGCGGATCGCCGAGGAGCACGACGAGCGGGACGCCCGGGTGAGTGCCTACATCCTGTCGATCCGGCTGCGGGTGCGGGCCGGCCGCCTGGAGTCCGGGGATGCCACCGACATGCTGCGGAAGGCGACCGACGAGTGGAACGAGCCGCACGAGGTGGCCGCGCTGCTCGACGCGGTGCGTCAGCTCGATCCGCATGACGAACAGGCCCGGACGACGGCCGCCGACATCTACCGCACCTTGTACGAGCGGGCGCCGAGCGTCGAATACCGGCGCGCCTACCGCCGGCTCACCGGCGTGCTGCTGCCGCCCGGCCCGCCGCTGCCGGAACTGCCGGGCTGGATCGCCGCCGAGGACGGCGCCGACCTGGATGAGCTGCTGCAACGCATCGACCGCTCAGCCCGCGAGCCCCGGCCCGCCTGA